The Podospora pseudocomata strain CBS 415.72m chromosome 1 map unlocalized CBS415.72m_1, whole genome shotgun sequence genome has a segment encoding these proteins:
- the EPT1 gene encoding Phosphotransferase (EggNog:ENOG503NUD8; COG:I): protein MVYVRQERLPALKQYKYSSVDHSLVSKYILKPFYTNVVIKLFPLSMAPNLITLTGFMFVVANFLTLLWYNPTLDQDCPSWVYYSWAAGLFLYQTFDAVDGTQARRTKQSGPLGELFDHGVDALNTSLEVLIFAASQNMGQSWKTVATLFASLLTFYVQTWDEYHTKTLTLGIVNGPVEGILILVGVYALTGYKGGASFWQQGMLAAVGIPQEILGLTIPEGVYNMNFTEWYMVQGTVVLVYNTVESARNVIRARRAKGDKSRYALVGLGPFFAAWGLIVAYLWLQPGILRGHLVPFALFAGLVNAYSVGQMITAHLVKLDFPYWNVMVIPLGFGVVDSLGPLLLKHSPIPGLGWPSALGDGVYQVAYMFCMLGMAVGVYGSFVVDVIVTICDYLDIWCLTIKHPYVPEEEDESNGELKKKN, encoded by the coding sequence ATGGTCTACGTCCGTCAAGAGCGGCTCCCGGCCCTCAAGCAATACAAGTACTCCTCGGTCGACCACTCCCTCGTCTCGAAATATATCCTCAAGCCCTTTTACACCAACGTCGTCATCAAACTGTTCCCCCTGTCCATGGCCCCCAACCTGATCACCCTGACGGGCTTCATGTTTGTCGTCGCCAACTTTTTGACCCTGCTCTGGTACAACCCCACGCTTGACCAAGACTGCCCGTCGTGGGTGTACTACTCCTGGGCTGCCGGTCTCTTCCTCTACCAGACCTTTGACGCCGTCGACGGGACCCAGGCAAGAAGGACGAAGCAGTCTGGCCCGCTGGGCGAGCTGTTCGATCACGGTGTTGACGCGCTGAACACGAGCTTGGAGGTGCTGATTTTTGCGGCGTCGCAGAACATGGGGCAGTCTTGGAAGACGGTCGCGACGCTGTTTGCGAGCTTGTTGACGTTTTATGTCCAGACCTGGGATGAGTACCACACCAAGACTCTGACGCTCGGGATTGTCAAcgggccggtggaggggatttTGATTCTGGTGGGAGTGTATGCCTTGACGGGTTACAAGGGGGGGGCGAGTTTCTGGCAGCAGGGGATGCTGGCTGCTGTCGGGATCCCGCAGGAGATTTTGGGCCTGACGATCCCCGAGGGGGTTTATAACATGAACTTTACCGAGTGGTACATGGTTCAGGGAACGGTTGTGTTGGTTTACAACACTGTCGAGTCGGCGAGGAATGTGAttcgggcgaggagggcgaagGGGGACAAGTCGCGGTATGCTCTGGTCGGGCTGGGACCATTCTTCGCGGCATGGGGGCTGATTGTGGCTTATCTGTGGTTGCAGCcggggattttgagggggcATTTGGTTCCTTTTGCGCTGTTTGCCGGGTTGGTGAATGCGTATAGCGTGGGACAGATGATCACGGCGCATTTGGTCAAGTTGGATTTCCCCTACTGGAACGTCATGGTCATCCCTCTGGgctttggggtggtggattcgCTTGGGCCGTTGCTGCTGAAGCATAGCCCTATTCCTGGCCTGGGGTGGCCGAGTGCCCTCGGGGATGGGGTGTATCAGGTTGCGTACATGTTCTGCATGCtggggatggcggtgggTGTATATGGGAGTTttgtggtggatgtgatTGTGACGATTTGCGACTACTTGGACATTTGGTGCTTGACGATTAAGCACCCGTATGttcctgaggaggaggacgagagcAACggggagttgaagaagaagaattga
- the SEC21 gene encoding coatomer subunit gamma (EggNog:ENOG503NW2T; COG:U; BUSCO:EOG09260JTZ), translating into MSYGKKDEDADTGLVKIDRTQVFQEARLFNSSPIQPRRCRILLTKIGLLLYTGEKFPTTEATTLFFGISKLFQNKDASLRQMVHLIIKELASSAEDIIMVTSTIMKDTGGSTDAIYRPNAIRALCRIIDATTVQSIERVLKTAIVDKNPTVSSAALVSSYHLLPIAREVVKRWQSETQEAAASTKSSGGFSLGFSSSSANLPVNNSTMTQYHAIGLLYQMRMHDRMALVKMVQQFGAAGAVKNPAAIVMLVRLAAQLAEEDAQLRRPMMQLLDGWLRHKSEMVNFEAAKAICDMRDVTDAEVSQAVHVLQLFLTSPRAVTKFAALRILHNIASFKPNVVNVCNPDIELLISNSNRSIATFAITTLLKTGNEASVDRLMKQISGFMSEITDEFKITIVEAIRTLCLKFPSKQAGMLQFLSGVLRDEGGYEFKRAVVESMFDLIKFVPESKEEALAHLCEFIEDCEFTKLAVRILHLLGVEGPKTSQPTKYIRYIYNRVVLENALVRAAAVTALAKFGVGQKDPEVKRSVDVLLTRCLDDVDDEVRDRAALNLSLMHEEDELATRFVKNDSMFSLPYFEHQLVMYVTSDDKSVFDDSFDVSKIPIVTREQADAEDRTKKLTATTPSLKPPKTGPTKAAPSAADAAASATATAQKYARELLAIPELKEFGAVLKSSPVVELTEAETEYVVSVVKHIFKEHIVLQYEVKNTLPDTVLENVSVVATPSDEEELQEVFIIQAEKLATDEPGKIYVAFQKVNGEGALPIATFSNVLKFTSKEIDPTTGEPEETGYDDEYEVSEFDLSGADYVVPAFASNFAHIWEQVGAQGDEAEETLQLSGMKSIADATEQLAKALSLQPLEGTDVPVNQTTHTLKLLGKTVGGGRVVANVRMAYSSKTGVTTKITVRSEEEGVAALVIGSVA; encoded by the exons ATGAGCTACgggaagaaggacgaggatgccgataCTGGTCTGGTCAAGATTGACCGGACCCAGGTTTTCCAAGAAG CTCGACTGTTCAACAGCTCCCCCATCCAACCGCGAAGATGCCGCATTCTCTTGACCAAGATCGGCCTGCTCCTCTACACGGGCGAGAAGTTCCCTACCACGGAAGCAACCACTCTTTTTTTCGGCATCTCGAAGCTCTTCCAGAACAAAGATGCCAGTCTGCGCCAGATGgtccacctcatcatcaaggagcTCGCCAGTTCCGCCGAGGACATCATCATGGTCACGAGCACCATCATGAAGGATACTGGAGGCAGTACGGATGCCATCTATCGCCCAAATGCCATCAGAGCGCTCTGCCGCATTATTGAT GCTACCACTGTCCAGTCCATCGAGCGAGTCCTCAAAACTGCCATCGTCGACAAAAACCCCACCGTTTCCTCTGCCGCTCTCGTCTCGTCgtaccacctcctccccatcgccAGAGAAGTCGTCAAGAGATGGCAAAGCGAGACCCAGGAGGCGGCTGCCAGCACCAAGTCGTCCGGTGGCTTCTCGCTCGGCTTCTCTTCGTCTTCAGCCAACCTTCCCGTGAACAACTCCACGATGACCCAGTACCACGCTATCGGTCTGTTGTACCAGATGAGGATGCACGACAGGATGGcattggtgaagatggtgcaGCAGTTCGGTGCGGCCGGCGCTGTGAAGAACCCCGCCGCCATCGTCATGCTCGTCCGTCTTGCCGCCcagctggccgaggaggatgcccaGCTCAGGAGACCGATGATGCAGctgctggatggctggcTCAGGCATAAGAGCGAGATGGTCAACTtcgaggcggccaaggctaTCTGCGACATGCGGGATGTCACCGACGCCGAGGTTTCGCAGGCCGTCCACGTCCTCCAGCTCTTCCTCACCTCTCCTCGCGCTGTCACCAAGTTTGCGGCTCTTCGTATTCTGCACAACATCGCCTCGTTCAAGCCCAATGTTGTCAACGTCTGCAACCCCGACATTGagctcctcatctccaacagcaaccgTTCCATTGCTACtttcgccatcaccaccctgcTCAAGACCGGCAATGAGGCTAGTGTGGATCGTCTCATGAAGCAAATCTCCGGCTTCATGTCTGAAATCACGGATGAGTTCAAGATTACCATCGTGGAGGCCATCCGCACGCTTTGCCTCAAGTTCCCTAGCAAGCAGGCCGGCATGCTCCAGTTCCTCAGCGGCGTCCTGCGCGATGAGGGTGGCTATGAATTCAAGCGCGCCGTGGTGGAGAGCATGTTTGACCTGATCAAGTTTGTCCCCGAGTCAAAGGAGGAGGCTCTCGCCCATCTGTGCGAATTCATCGAGGACTGCGAGTTTACCAAGCTTGCTGTTCGCATCCTGCATCTCCTTGGTGTGGAAGGTCCCAAGACCTCGCAGCCTACCAAGTACATCCGGTACATCTACAACCGTGTTGTGCTTGAAAACGCCCTTGTtcgcgccgccgccgtcaccgCGTTGGCCAAGTTCGGTGTTGGCCAGAAGGACCCCGAGGTCAAGCGCAGTGTGGACGTTTTGCTCACCCGCTGCTTGGacgatgtggatgatgaggtccGTGATCGTGCTGCGCTTAACCTCAGCCTGATgcacgaggaggatgagttgGCGACGAGGTTCGTCAAGAACGACAGCATGTTCTCTCTTCCATACTTTGAGCACCAGCTCGTCATGTACGTCACATCTGATGACAAGTCTGTGTTTGACGACTCTTTCGACGTCTCCAAGATCCCAATTGTCACCCGGGAGCAGGCCGATGCGGAGGACAGGACGAAGAAGCTCACGGCCACCACACCATCGCTCAAGCCACCAAAGACCGGCCCCACCAAGGCTGCTCCCTCGGCGGCCGACGCCGCGGCTTCTGCCACAGCTACCGCGCAAAAGTATGCCCGGGAGCTTTTGGCCATCCCAGAGCTCAAGGAGTTTGGTGCCGTGCTCAAATCCTCGCCTGTCGTGGAGCTCACGGAGGCCGAGACCGAGTACGTCGTCAGCGTGGTCAAGCACATCTTCAAGGAGCACATTGTGCTGCAGTATGAGGTCAAGAACACGCTTCCCGACACCGTACTAGAAAATGTCTCCGTTGTGGCTACTCCTTCggacgaggaagagctgCAAGAGGTGTTTATCATTCAGGCTGAGAAACTGGCTACGGATGAGCCAGGCAAGATCTATGTTGCGTTCCAGAAGGTGAACGGTGAAGGGGCTCTTCCCATCGCCACCTTCAGCAACGTTCTCAAGTTCACCAGCAAGGAGATTGATCCCACTACTGGCGAGCCAGAGGAAACTGGGTATGACGACGAGTACGAAGTTTCCGAGTTTGACTTATCGGGTGCCGATTATGTGGTGCCGGCGTTTGCTAGCAACTTTGCGCACATCTGGGAGCAGGTGGGCGCGCAAGGGgacgaggctgaggagaCGCTGCAGCTGAGTGGGATGAAGAGCATAGCGG ATGCCACTGAACAACTAGCCAAGGCACTGTCACTCCAGCCTCTGGAGGGCACCGATGTACCAGTCAACCAGACGACACACACGCTCAAGCTGCTGGGCAAGAcggtcggcggcggcagggTGGTGGCCAACGTCAGGATGGCCTACTCATCCAAGACGGGCGTGACAACCAAGATCACGGTGaggagtgaggaggagggtgtggcGGCTCTTGTTATTGGTTCTGTTGCTTAA
- a CDS encoding uncharacterized protein (EggNog:ENOG503P01F; COG:S): MPNRLVEQAQEVAKEDIDKYKALLNDAARSRSYLYPIKGIFYFMSHRELWKPLASKLVPYLGLYASVIGPMFFFTYLPQLAIMVFVNGPLAVLTTILLVLNESAAVVSILSKSLLLQDALLDTFDGTLIAKNKTEIVANGREVNSRGDAIQKLGKALKKPFSKFSVKELVRYFMYLPLNFIPVVGTVAFIIIRGRARGNSVHDRYFQLKGWSASRKSEWLSKHKGPYTGRLRKSWIHEAQIASRAHMSAKLSTCDTLTYHAQFEALVWLTMTDVTSFGTAATLLEMVPVASIVFSFTNTVGAALWAADIEGKDTEMTKATAPELREAAKKVE; encoded by the exons ATGCCCAACCGACTTGTTGAACAGGCCCAGGAGGTCGCGAAAGAGGACATCGACAAATACAAGGCCCTTCTGAACGATGCTGCCAGAAGCCGGTCTTACTTGTATCCCATCAAGGGGATTTTCTACTTCATGTCCCATCGCGAGCTGTGGAAGCCCCTGGCTTCGAAGCTGGTACCTTACCTCGGGCTCTATGCTTCAGTCATTGGACCCATGTTCTTCTTCACATATCTCCCTCAGTTGGCCATCATGGTCTTCGTGAACGGGCCTCTCGCTGTGCTCACAACtatccttcttgtcctcaaCGAGAGCGCAGCCGTTGTCTCGATCCTCTCGAAAAGCCTCCTGCTCCAGGACGCGCTTCTGGACACATTCGACGGTACACTGATCGCGAAAAACAAGACAGAGATCGTTGCAAATGGCAGAGAGGTCAACTCTCGGGGAGACGCTATTCAGAAACTGGGCAAGGCACTGAAGAAACCATTCAGCAAATTCAGCGTTAAGGAGCTGGTTCGATACTTCATGTACTTGCCTCTCAACTTTATTCCGGTTGTTGGAACAGTGGCCTTCATCATTATCCGCGGCCGCGCTCGTGGCAACTCTGTTCATGATCGG TACTTCCAACTCAAGGGATGGTCTGCATCCAGAAAGTCTGAGTGGCTCTCAAAGCATAAGGGCCCCTACACTGG ACGCCTCCGAAAGTCTTGGATTCATGAAGCACAAATCGCTTCGAGAGCGCACATGTCGGCTAAACTATCCACCTGCGACACTCTGACGTATCACGCACAATTTGAGGCTTTGGTTTGGCTAACCATGACTGACGTTACCAGTTTCGGAACTGCGGCCACCCTTCTCGAGATGGTTCCGGTGGCGTCCATCGTCTTCTCGTTCACCAACACAG TTGGCGCTGCTCTCTGGGCCGCTGATATCGAGGGCAAGGATACCGAGATGACCAAGGCCACAGCCCCCGAACTCcgggaggcggccaagaaaGTGGAGTGA
- the GDT1 gene encoding GCR1-dependent translation factor 1 (EggNog:ENOG503NV4V; COG:U; BUSCO:EOG092646CB) yields MKLRHKQSPLVLLLLQSLAATAVLAERQLDRDSVAADSYRSDPIIDTPAAVKKYGTKDAPIDGKDGRPHAGPFVELDSASESSELPVLKDRPTDPTIIDGKKIPDSNDGVMDDKNRSEPKKGTTGLEGGVSEKDKERKLKEQTGEKVENKPQAPKEAPPLPHADQEKILAAAGDGEGRDKTSEDVSGLEKPADLPEKTHDKSLPLPDSAANIDHLDITKGSKGQSSGSGDDEAEGLIRPFHSFVLSLTMILFSEIGDKTFLVAALMAMKHDRMVVFTAALSALVAMTVLSAMLGHAVPALISERLTHFLAAALFTVFGVRLLREGLAMSPDEGVSAEMQEVEQELAEKEQEARKHGRRRSSVSPYALEMGLGTRKSRSKSRFPTPPRSPSSSPESRNRSGRNALGGFVSGLSNLFSLLLSPAWVQTFVMTFLGEWGDRSQIATIAMAAGQDYWWVTLGAVLGHACCTGVAVIGGRAIAGKVSLKVVTVGGAIAFLVFGFIYFIEALYS; encoded by the exons ATGAAGCTGCGTCATAAGCAATCGCCACTCgttctcctgctcctacAGTCCCTTGCCGCAACCGCTGTTCTCGCCGAACGGCAGCTGGATAGGGACTCGGTTGCCGCCGACTCCTACAGATCAGACCCCATCATCGACACACCAGCTGCCGTCAAAAAGTATGGTACCAAGGATGCGCCGATTGACGGCAAGGACGGCAGGCCCCATGCCGGTCCCTTCGTCGAGCTCGACAGCGCATCCGAATCCTCCGAGTTGCCTGTCCTGAAAGACCGGCCGACCGATCCTACAATCATTGACGGAAAGAAGATCCCGGACAGCAACGACGGAGTCATGGATGACAAGAATCGATCGGAGCCCAAGAAGGGCACCACGGGATTGGAGGGCGGCGTGAgcgagaaggacaaggagcgGAAGCTCAAAGAGCAGACTGGCGAAAAGGTTGAAAACAAGCCCCAGGCACCAAAGGAAgcacctccccttccacacGCTGACCAGGAGAAGATCCTGGCCGcagctggagatggcgagggcaGAGATAAAACGTCAGAGGATGTCTCCGGTCTCGAG AAACCGGCAGACCTTCCCGAAAAGACCCACGACAAATCCCTTCCTTTGCCTGATTCAGCCGCCAACATCGACCATCTGGACATCACCAAGGGGAGCAAGGGCCAGAGTTCGGGCTCCGGAGACGATGAAGCCGAAGGCCTTATTCGACCTTTCCACTCGTTTGTCCTGTCTCTCACCATGATTCTCTTCTCTGAAATTGGTGACAAGACGTTCCTTGTTGCTgccttgatggcgatgaAGCATGACCGGATGGTGGTCTTCACGGCCGCTCTCAGCGCCTTGGTTGCCATGACTGTCCTCTCGGCCATGTTGGGTCACGCCGTGCCTGCCCTAATCTCGGAGCGTCTGACGCATTTTCTCGCCGCTGCGCTCTTCACCGTCTTTGGTGTCCGACTGCTGCGTGAAGGTCTTGCCATGAGCCCGGACGAGGGTGTTTCCGCCGAGATGCAGGAGGTGGAACAAGAGTTGGCAGAAAAAGAGCAGGAGGCCAGAAAGCACGGTCGTAGAAGATCAAGTGTTTCACCGTATGCTCTGGAAATGGGCCTTGGCACTCGCAAGTCCCGATCCAAGTCTCGCTTccccactcctcctcgcaGCCCTTCGAGTTCGCCCGAGAGCCGCAACCGGTCTGGTCGTAACGCTCTCGGTGGATTTGTATCTGGCTTGAGCAATCTCTTTTCGCTGCTCCTGAGCCCTGCGTGGGTGCAGACATTTGTCATGACTTTCCTTGGAGAGTGGGGTGACCGCAGTCAAATTGCTACCATTGCAATGGCGGCTGGTCAGGATTATTGGTGGGTGACTTTGGGTGCCGTCTTGGGCCATGCCTGCTGCACTGGTGTTGCAGTCATTGGAGGCAGAGCCATTGCCGGCAAGGTCAGTCTCAAAGTTG TTACTGTTGGAGGCGCCATCGCGTTCCTGGTATTCGGCTTCATCTACTTCATTGAGGCCTTGTACTCCTAG
- a CDS encoding uncharacterized protein (EggNog:ENOG503P74G; COG:S), producing MSGRGRGRGRGGAGTDTGAGRARRSTRQAAAVQQQEQSEPTPSINTQSPAQQSNQAIPSQDGLMGPPPPPGIKNVQGPSVYQFSRRGAPRSERGGSLASLNSVAVSDSVYTAMTSQADHLSAASGTPIRPINVPVRATSVPFSVKYETPGKRARQTVFMTRRLRDLKNTSVEFFEHLCTDQDNEGWEEAHEQIRFIYDAFRRVYVGKNSEPTIDPSFVLEAMGHHEGTPAWYEAYRTVYLANLAALLQDIQTTEQQDYLPLLQSWEDDFPKFYIPKDQDIAGVSEMVIDIRTQLSIFTLKKFRQDGSIDFHPYETIAKIWSGEDISASKVEAALGGNQDELQLRPVDPEDPDSALHSERAWTRLRSLCEHFLNQHLTPGTEDAFDQALKQLQSTYDFSEFVKHLRALVEDSFLRTKEALDAAELPLPGQSSDASRIDSQIQTQLEADMAQDPASSYNVGYPSSLPTYPRIPYPEFSQESSPGFSDQAPRSGFQNGAIYAQSAAQVTTTTGGRKKRGAAAADASGDQENTQPKKRARRKKNADAESDPSANGQVVPVQPAAPIQYPPLPGTQLEPDFDALTQRSKEISAANRKAREPQVRSAWVRNDVRELVKAVHTYGCKWSVIEKQIKEGNIHFERPRDQQALRDKARLLKQDFLKVDGVLPQGFDLVVLGKKEREAVKACGKNPDRKESDLDANGHPINTEFGDSVTAAAHAAPVAQMDALPSPPPHDPQLLQGAVHGVQDNDIGMDGGQDGMQDNGFSEHGKSEADPVHDPAMDASAEAQPVISDLQPLTTV from the exons ATGTCTGGACGTGGCAGAGGTCGCGGCAGAGGTGGCGCTGGCACCGACACAGGTGCAGGTCGCGCCCGGCGTTCGACTCGACAGGCCGCCGCTGTacagcagcaagaacaaAGTGAGCCCACCCCAAGCATCAACACCCAGTCTCCTGCTCAGCAGAGCAACCAAGCCATTCCGTCTCAGGATGGGCTCATGGgaccccccccgcctccggGCATTAAGAATGTCCAAGGTCCAAGCGTGTACCAGTTCTCACGAAGAGGCGCTCCCCGAAGTGAACGCGGCGGAAGTCTGGCAAGCCTCAACAGCGTTGCTGTCAGTGACTCTGTGTACACAGCAATGACATCCCAGGCGGATCATCTGA GTGCTGCTTCGGGAACCCCCATACGCCCAATTAATGTGCCAGTTCGAGCCACAAGTGTCCCGTTTTCTGTGAAGTACGAGACCCCTGGCAAGCGGGCGCGTCAAACTGTGTTCATGACCCGCAGATTACGCGACCTCAAAAACACAAGCGTCGAGTTCTTTGAGCATCTCTGCACTGATCAAGACAATGAAGGATGGGAGGAAGCCCATGAGCAGATCCGCTTTATCTATGATGCTTTCCGGAGGGTTTACGTTGGTAAGAACAGCGAGCCTACCATTGATCCCTCCTTTGTTCTTGAAGCCATGGGGCACCACGAAGGCACTCCAGCATGGTACGAGGCTTACCGGACTGTTTACCTCGCCAATCTCGCCGCGCTTCTTCAAGACATCCAGACAACGGAGCAGCAGGATTACTTGCCTCTCCTTCAGTCCTGGGAAGATGACTTCCCCAAGTTTTACATACCAAAGGACCAGGACATTGCGGGTGTTTCTGAGATGGTGATCGATATTCGGACACAGCTCTCaatcttcaccctcaagaagTTCCGACAAGATGGCTCCATCGACTTTCATCCATACGAAACGATTGCCAAGATTTGGAGCGGCGAGGATATTTCGGCCAGCAAAGTGGAAGCTGCCTTGGGAGGAAACCAGGATGAGCTTCAACTGAGACCTGTTGACCCTGAGGACCCCGACTCAGCGCTGCACAGTGAGAGAGCGTGGACGCGGCTCAGATCGCTGTGCGAGCACTTTCTCAATCAACATTTGACGCCTGGTACCGAAGACGCTTTCGACCAAGCACTCAAGCAACTTCAGTCCACTTATGACTTCTCTGAGTTTGTCAAACATCTCCGCGCGTTGGTCGAGGACAGCTTCCTCCGTACCAAGGAGGCTTTGGATGCTGCGGAACTCCCTCTGCCTGGCCAGTCATCCGATGCGAGTAGGATTGACTCGCAGATTCAAACCCAACTGGAAGCCGACATGGCTCAAGATCCTGCTTCGTCATACAACGTCGGCTACCCTTCCTCATTGCCGACTTACCCAAGGATCCCCTATCCGGAGTTTAGCCAAGAGTCGAGCCCTGGATTCAGTGATCAGGCGCCGCGAAGCGGTTTCCAGAACGGAGCTATCTACGCTCAGTCTGCCGCACAggtgacgacgacaaccGGCGGTAGGAAGAAACGCGGGGCAGCTGCTGCGGATGCCAGCGGTGACCAGGAGAATACTCAGCCGAAGAAGCGTGCTAGACGCAAGAAGAATGCCGATGCAGAGTCCGACCCGTCTGCCAACGGCCAAGTCGTTCCTGTCCAGCCGGCAGCTCCCATTCAgtacccccctctccccggTACTCAGCTGGAGCCCGATTTTGATGCTCTCACTCAGCGATCCAAGGAGATATCGGCTGCCAATCGGAAGGCCAGAGAGCCGCAAGTGCGCTCTGCCTGGGTGCGGAATGATGTTCGGGAGTTGGTCAAGGCTGTTCACACATACGGCTGCAAGTGGAGTGTTATCGAGAAGCAAATCAAGGAGGGAAATATTCATTTCGAGCGGCCTCGGGATCAGCAGGCCCTCCGTGACAAGGCGCGCTTGCTGAAGCAAGATTTCCTCAA GGTCGATGGCGTTCTCCCCCAGGGCTTTGATCTCGTCGTGCTggggaagaaagagagagaagccGTCAAAGCTTGCGGCAAGAACCCGGACCGCAAAGAATCTGATCTCGATGCCAACGGCCATCCAATCAACACGGAATTCGGCGATTCCGTCACCGCCGCGGCCCATGCGGCACCTGTTGCGCAGATGGACgcgcttccttctcccccgccccacGATCCCCAACTTCTCCAAGGTGCTGTGCATGGCGTGCAGGACAACGATATCGGTATGGAtggcggccaagatggcaTGCAAGATAATGGGTTTTCCGAGCACGGTAAATCCGAAGCTGACCCGGTACACGACCCGGCGATGGACGCCTCTGCCGAAGCTCAGCCTGTGATCTCGGACCTGCAGCCACTTACAACTGTCTAG
- the YAP3 gene encoding AP-1-like transcription factor (EggNog:ENOG503NXPQ; COG:K), whose amino-acid sequence MDFTHTAYFGGSQPYQFMGIPPPLTPAHSTSVASDDFNTTSPPEVYEQYPNGIPHEQFQNFDNYVQFNPAQTFPGPPTPPGQAPIPAPVQPGPINGAVPQARPPTVEIMPLSTIDFDEQSRRQQGSNSEEDDLTPAQSRRKAQNRAAQRAFRERKERHVKDLENRLQQTEQREQETATENERLKKELQQKMTELEILRATSNANGGGSPGRNSASPVVTGPMSYNPTDFYSNVLQNHANKTPSHRIVTSDSGERLLAAGATWELIISHDLFRRGLVDIGAVSERIKPLAKCDGQGPVFEERAILMAIEQSVASGSDELL is encoded by the exons ATGGATTTCACACATACTGCGTACTTTGGTGGCTCTCAGCCCTACCAATTCATGGggatccctcctcccctcactCCGGCGCATTCCACATCGGTAGCGTCGGACgacttcaacaccacctcacctccg GAGGTCTACGAGCAATACCCCAACGGCATCCCTCATGAGCAGTTCCAGAACTTCGACAACTACGTCCAATTCAATCCTGCGCAGACCTTCCCGGGTCCACCCACGCCGCCGGGTCAGGCTCCCATTCCTGCACCTGTGCAGCCGGGTCCCATCAATGGCGCCGTCCCGCAGGCGCGGCCCCCTACCGTTGAGATCATGCCTCTCTCCACGATAGACTTTGACGAGCAGAGCCGTCGGCAACAAGGGTCCAATTcggaagaggatgacctGACCCCAGCCCAGTCGAGGCGCAAAGCTCAAAACCGTGCAGC TCAACGAGCCTTCCGCGAGCGCAAGGAACGCCACGTCAAGGACCTCGAAAACCGCCTGCAACAAACCGAGCAAAGGGAGCAGGAGACGGCGACCGAGAATGAGCGCCTGAAGAAGGAACTGCAGCAGAAGATGACCGAGCTCGAGATCCTGCGGGCGACATCCAATGCTAACGGCGGTGGGTCGCCCGGCAGGAACAGCGCCTCACCAGTCGTGACAGGTCCCATGTCGTACAACCCAACCGACTTTTACTCCAACGTCCTCCAGAACCACGCCAACAAGACTCCAAGCCACAGGATAGTGACCAGTGACAGCGGCGAACGTCTTCTCGCTGCAGGCGCAACGTGGGAGCTAATCATCAGCCATGATCTCTTCCGGCGTGGACTGGTTGATATCGGAGCAGTCAGCGAACGGATCAAGCCTCTGGCCAAGTGCGATGGCCAGGGCCCGGTGTTTGAGGAAAGGGCCATTCTCATGGCCATCGAGCAGAGTGTGGCCAGTGGGAGCGACGAGCTTCTTTGA